One genomic segment of Ricinus communis isolate WT05 ecotype wild-type chromosome 3, ASM1957865v1, whole genome shotgun sequence includes these proteins:
- the LOC8262647 gene encoding ferric reduction oxidase 7, chloroplastic isoform X3 — translation MEPSAKTYSMDHHEPLLSTYGVKKTPLFTSSVKWILKFLMWVIFVSWVAFIFIYPTQFGNELFEKWIHATSGTLFGLSGSIFLLLSGPILLIAFLSIAHLIIAGDEGFKQKKDSRYPSVRLWTFPVLVDGPFGVVSAAEFIGILLFIVYIVWAIYAYTIQNISLISEWHLNFKLKSIWLIELTGLRLGMIGLFCLAFLFLPIARGSVLLRIIDIPFEHATRYHVWLGHLTMLLFTLHGLFYVVGWAMRGDLLYEIMEWKDVGFANLAGVISLLAGLFIIAAGGIFLFMLDRFLRFCQSRRTVDVISAKCLPCGTVELVLSKPANLRYNALSFIFLQIRELSWLQWHPFSVSSSPLDGKYHLTILIKVLGKWTEKLRGNVKNRSEAEVAELQDQPSQPHPKITACVEGPYGHEVPYHLMYENLILVAGGIGISPFLAILSDVLHRINEERACLPKNILVTWAIKKSSELPLLSTIDMESICPYFSDKLNLEVHIYVTRETYAQLEEGLVHKATNSSVITSSKGCGMSVLVGTGDNIWSGLYVIISSMGFVILLGLVDVYYINEYGIHSWWYKGLLFIACMVVSILVFGGCVVGLWHLWEMKMSALEENKDNGLKTREVKNNENVANKDLYGKNYASSTMIQYGSRPDFKEIFGSISKRWGHVDVGVIVCGPPNLGTSVAREIRSQNLRRESHDPVFHYHSHSFDL, via the exons ATGGAGCCTTCAG CTAAAACATATTCTATGGATCATCATGAACCTCTTCTTTCAACTTATGGTGTGAAGAAGACACCTCTCTTTACATCATCAGTCAAATGGATTCTCAAGTTTCTAATGTGGGTTATTTTCGTTTCATGGGTtgcttttatctttatttatccTACGCAATTTGGCAATGAATTGTTTGAGAAATGGATTCATGCCACCAGTGGAACTCTTTTTGGTCTTTCAG GAAGCATATTCCTGTTATTGAGCGGACCAATTCTTCTCATTGCATTTCTTTCCATTGCACATCTTATCATCGCCGGAGATGAGGGGTTCAAGCA GAAGAAAGATTCAAGGTATCCGAGCGTCCGCCTGTGGACATTTCCTGTTCTCGTAGATGGACCATTTGGGGTTGTCTCTGCTGCTGAGTTCATTGGGATTCTCCTCTTTATTGTGTACATTGTGTGGGCTATTTATGCTTATACCATACAGAATATCAGCCTTATCTCTGAGTggcatttaaattttaaattaaaaag cATTTGGCTGATAGAATTGACAGGACTTCGACTTGGTATGATTGGATTATTTTGCTTGGCATTTTTGTTTCTTCCAATTGCACGAGGATCAGTTCTTCTCCGTATTATTGATATCCCttttgagcatgctacaaggtaCCATGTATGGTTGGGACACTTAACAATGTTGCTTTTTACTCTCCATGGGCTATTTTATGTAGTTGGATGGGCAATGCGGGGCGACCTCCTTTATGAA ATAATGGAATGGAAAGATGTTGGCTTTGCCAATCTAGCAGGAGTTATCAGTCTTTTAGCTGGACTTTTCAT CATAGCTGCTGGTGGAATATTCCTTTTCATGCTTGATCGGTTTTTGAGATTCTGCCAATCACGAAGGACTGTAGATGTAATTTCAGCTAAATGCCTTCCATGTGGAACAGTGGAATTGGTCCTTTCAAAACCAGCAA ATCTGCGGTACAATGCCCttagtttcatttttcttcaaattcgGGAGTTATCATGGCTGCAATGGCATCCTTTTAGTGTATCATCCAGTCCTTTGGATGGCAAATATCATCTAACCATTCTCATAAAGGTTCTTGGGAAGTGGACAGAAAAACTAAGAGGAAATGTGAAGAATAGATCTGAGGCAGAAGTAGCAGAACTCCAGGATCAACCTTCCCAACCACATCCAAAGATAACAGCTTGTGTTGAGGGGCCATATGGGCATGAAGTGCCATACCACTTGAT GTATGAGAACCTTATTTTAGTAGCTGGCGGCATTGGAATTTCACCTTTCCTTGCAATCTTGAGTGATGTTCTCCACCGTATAAATGAAGAAAGGGCCTGTTTACCAAAGAATATTTTGGTTACTTGGGCTATTAAAAAGTCATCTGAGCTTCCTCTTCTGTCAACTATCGACATGGAGTCAATTTGTCCATATTTCTCTGACAAACTTAATCTGGAGGTTCATATTTATGTTACCCGTGAAACATATGCCCAGTTG GAAGAGGGATTAGTTCACAAGGCCACAAATTCTTCTGTCATCACTTCATCCAAGGGATGTGGCATGTCAGTTTTGGTTGGAACAGGTGATAACATATGGTCTGGACTTTATGTTATTATATCTTCGATGGGgtttgttattttattgggATTGGTAGATGTTTACTACATAAATGAATATGGCATACATTCATGGTGGTACAAAGGACTTCTTTTTATAGCATGTATGGTGGTGAGCATACTTGTCTTTGGGGGCTGTGTTGTTGGTTTGTGGCATCTGTGGGAAATGAAAATGTCAGCACTGGAAGAAAACAAGGATAATGGGTTAAAGACTCGCGAGgtgaagaataatgaaaatgtgGCAAACAAGGATTTGTATGGGAAAAACTATGCAAGTTCTACCATGATACAATATGGTTCAAGACCAGACTTCAAAG AAATATTTGGATCTATATCGAAGCGGTGGGGCCATGTTGATGTAGGTGTCATTGTATGTGGTCCTCCTAATCTGGGGACAAGTGTTGCTAGAGAGATCAGGTCTCAGAACTTAAGGAGAGAATCCCATGACCCAGTTTTCCATTACCACAGCCATAGCTTTGATCTGTAA
- the LOC8262647 gene encoding ferric reduction oxidase 6 isoform X2, translating into MEPSAKTYSMDHHEPLLSTYGVKKTPLFTSSVKWILKFLMWVIFVSWVAFIFIYPTQFGNELFEKWIHATSGTLFGLSGSIFLLLSGPILLIAFLSIAHLIIAGDEGFKQKKDSRYPSVRLWTFPVLVDGPFGVVSAAEFIGILLFIVYIVWAIYAYTIQNISLISEWHLNFKLKSIWLIELTGLRLGMIGLFCLAFLFLPIARGSVLLRIIDIPFEHATRYHVWLGHLTMLLFTLHGLFYVVGWAMRGDLLYEIMEWKDVGFANLAGVISLLAGLFMWVTSLPGVRKWNFELFFYTHQLYVVFVLFLAFHVGDFVFSIAAGGIFLFMLDRFLRFCQSRRTVDVISAKCLPCGTVELVLSKPANLRYNALSFIFLQIRELSWLQWHPFSVSSSPLDGKYHLTILIKVLGKWTEKLRGNVKNRSEAEVAELQDQPSQPHPKITACVEGPYGHEVPYHLMYENLILVAGGIGISPFLAILSDVLHRINEERACLPKNILVTWAIKKSSELPLLSTIDMESICPYFSDKLNLEVHIYVTRETYAQLEEGLVHKATNSSVITSSKGCGMSVLVGTGDNIWSGLYVIISSMGFVILLGLVDVYYINEYGIHSWWYKGLLFIACMVVSILVFGGCVVGLWHLWEMKMSALEENKDNGLKTREVKNNENVANKDLYGKNYASSTMIQYGSRPDFKEIFGSISKRWGHVDVGVIVCGPPNLGTSVAREIRSQNLRRESHDPVFHYHSHSFDL; encoded by the exons ATGGAGCCTTCAG CTAAAACATATTCTATGGATCATCATGAACCTCTTCTTTCAACTTATGGTGTGAAGAAGACACCTCTCTTTACATCATCAGTCAAATGGATTCTCAAGTTTCTAATGTGGGTTATTTTCGTTTCATGGGTtgcttttatctttatttatccTACGCAATTTGGCAATGAATTGTTTGAGAAATGGATTCATGCCACCAGTGGAACTCTTTTTGGTCTTTCAG GAAGCATATTCCTGTTATTGAGCGGACCAATTCTTCTCATTGCATTTCTTTCCATTGCACATCTTATCATCGCCGGAGATGAGGGGTTCAAGCA GAAGAAAGATTCAAGGTATCCGAGCGTCCGCCTGTGGACATTTCCTGTTCTCGTAGATGGACCATTTGGGGTTGTCTCTGCTGCTGAGTTCATTGGGATTCTCCTCTTTATTGTGTACATTGTGTGGGCTATTTATGCTTATACCATACAGAATATCAGCCTTATCTCTGAGTggcatttaaattttaaattaaaaag cATTTGGCTGATAGAATTGACAGGACTTCGACTTGGTATGATTGGATTATTTTGCTTGGCATTTTTGTTTCTTCCAATTGCACGAGGATCAGTTCTTCTCCGTATTATTGATATCCCttttgagcatgctacaaggtaCCATGTATGGTTGGGACACTTAACAATGTTGCTTTTTACTCTCCATGGGCTATTTTATGTAGTTGGATGGGCAATGCGGGGCGACCTCCTTTATGAA ATAATGGAATGGAAAGATGTTGGCTTTGCCAATCTAGCAGGAGTTATCAGTCTTTTAGCTGGACTTTTCATGTGGGTAACATCACTTCCTGGTGTGAGAAAGTGGAATTTTGAATTGTTCTTCTACACCCATCAACTATATGTGGTCTTTGTCCTCTTTTTGGCGTTCCATGTTGGCGATTTTGTTTTCAGCATAGCTGCTGGTGGAATATTCCTTTTCATGCTTGATCGGTTTTTGAGATTCTGCCAATCACGAAGGACTGTAGATGTAATTTCAGCTAAATGCCTTCCATGTGGAACAGTGGAATTGGTCCTTTCAAAACCAGCAA ATCTGCGGTACAATGCCCttagtttcatttttcttcaaattcgGGAGTTATCATGGCTGCAATGGCATCCTTTTAGTGTATCATCCAGTCCTTTGGATGGCAAATATCATCTAACCATTCTCATAAAGGTTCTTGGGAAGTGGACAGAAAAACTAAGAGGAAATGTGAAGAATAGATCTGAGGCAGAAGTAGCAGAACTCCAGGATCAACCTTCCCAACCACATCCAAAGATAACAGCTTGTGTTGAGGGGCCATATGGGCATGAAGTGCCATACCACTTGAT GTATGAGAACCTTATTTTAGTAGCTGGCGGCATTGGAATTTCACCTTTCCTTGCAATCTTGAGTGATGTTCTCCACCGTATAAATGAAGAAAGGGCCTGTTTACCAAAGAATATTTTGGTTACTTGGGCTATTAAAAAGTCATCTGAGCTTCCTCTTCTGTCAACTATCGACATGGAGTCAATTTGTCCATATTTCTCTGACAAACTTAATCTGGAGGTTCATATTTATGTTACCCGTGAAACATATGCCCAGTTG GAAGAGGGATTAGTTCACAAGGCCACAAATTCTTCTGTCATCACTTCATCCAAGGGATGTGGCATGTCAGTTTTGGTTGGAACAGGTGATAACATATGGTCTGGACTTTATGTTATTATATCTTCGATGGGgtttgttattttattgggATTGGTAGATGTTTACTACATAAATGAATATGGCATACATTCATGGTGGTACAAAGGACTTCTTTTTATAGCATGTATGGTGGTGAGCATACTTGTCTTTGGGGGCTGTGTTGTTGGTTTGTGGCATCTGTGGGAAATGAAAATGTCAGCACTGGAAGAAAACAAGGATAATGGGTTAAAGACTCGCGAGgtgaagaataatgaaaatgtgGCAAACAAGGATTTGTATGGGAAAAACTATGCAAGTTCTACCATGATACAATATGGTTCAAGACCAGACTTCAAAG AAATATTTGGATCTATATCGAAGCGGTGGGGCCATGTTGATGTAGGTGTCATTGTATGTGGTCCTCCTAATCTGGGGACAAGTGTTGCTAGAGAGATCAGGTCTCAGAACTTAAGGAGAGAATCCCATGACCCAGTTTTCCATTACCACAGCCATAGCTTTGATCTGTAA
- the LOC8262647 gene encoding ferric reduction oxidase 6 isoform X4, protein MEPSGSIFLLLSGPILLIAFLSIAHLIIAGDEGFKQKKDSRYPSVRLWTFPVLVDGPFGVVSAAEFIGILLFIVYIVWAIYAYTIQNISLISEWHLNFKLKSIWLIELTGLRLGMIGLFCLAFLFLPIARGSVLLRIIDIPFEHATRYHVWLGHLTMLLFTLHGLFYVVGWAMRGDLLYEIMEWKDVGFANLAGVISLLAGLFMWVTSLPGVRKWNFELFFYTHQLYVVFVLFLAFHVGDFVFSIAAGGIFLFMLDRFLRFCQSRRTVDVISAKCLPCGTVELVLSKPASNDSSSPVFHFLLIFCYSMHLIFHFYNADLRYNALSFIFLQIRELSWLQWHPFSVSSSPLDGKYHLTILIKVLGKWTEKLRGNVKNRSEAEVAELQDQPSQPHPKITACVEGPYGHEVPYHLMYENLILVAGGIGISPFLAILSDVLHRINEERACLPKNILVTWAIKKSSELPLLSTIDMESICPYFSDKLNLEVHIYVTRETYAQLEEGLVHKATNSSVITSSKGCGMSVLVGTGDNIWSGLYVIISSMGFVILLGLVDVYYINEYGIHSWWYKGLLFIACMVVSILVFGGCVVGLWHLWEMKMSALEENKDNGLKTREVKNNENVANKDLYGKNYASSTMIQYGSRPDFKEIFGSISKRWGHVDVGVIVCGPPNLGTSVAREIRSQNLRRESHDPVFHYHSHSFDL, encoded by the exons ATGGAGCCTTCAG GAAGCATATTCCTGTTATTGAGCGGACCAATTCTTCTCATTGCATTTCTTTCCATTGCACATCTTATCATCGCCGGAGATGAGGGGTTCAAGCA GAAGAAAGATTCAAGGTATCCGAGCGTCCGCCTGTGGACATTTCCTGTTCTCGTAGATGGACCATTTGGGGTTGTCTCTGCTGCTGAGTTCATTGGGATTCTCCTCTTTATTGTGTACATTGTGTGGGCTATTTATGCTTATACCATACAGAATATCAGCCTTATCTCTGAGTggcatttaaattttaaattaaaaag cATTTGGCTGATAGAATTGACAGGACTTCGACTTGGTATGATTGGATTATTTTGCTTGGCATTTTTGTTTCTTCCAATTGCACGAGGATCAGTTCTTCTCCGTATTATTGATATCCCttttgagcatgctacaaggtaCCATGTATGGTTGGGACACTTAACAATGTTGCTTTTTACTCTCCATGGGCTATTTTATGTAGTTGGATGGGCAATGCGGGGCGACCTCCTTTATGAA ATAATGGAATGGAAAGATGTTGGCTTTGCCAATCTAGCAGGAGTTATCAGTCTTTTAGCTGGACTTTTCATGTGGGTAACATCACTTCCTGGTGTGAGAAAGTGGAATTTTGAATTGTTCTTCTACACCCATCAACTATATGTGGTCTTTGTCCTCTTTTTGGCGTTCCATGTTGGCGATTTTGTTTTCAGCATAGCTGCTGGTGGAATATTCCTTTTCATGCTTGATCGGTTTTTGAGATTCTGCCAATCACGAAGGACTGTAGATGTAATTTCAGCTAAATGCCTTCCATGTGGAACAGTGGAATTGGTCCTTTCAAAACCAGCAAGTAATGACAGTTCATCACCTGTATTTCATTTCCTGCTTATCTTCTGTTACAGCATGCATCTTATTTTCCACTTTTACAATGCAGATCTGCGGTACAATGCCCttagtttcatttttcttcaaattcgGGAGTTATCATGGCTGCAATGGCATCCTTTTAGTGTATCATCCAGTCCTTTGGATGGCAAATATCATCTAACCATTCTCATAAAGGTTCTTGGGAAGTGGACAGAAAAACTAAGAGGAAATGTGAAGAATAGATCTGAGGCAGAAGTAGCAGAACTCCAGGATCAACCTTCCCAACCACATCCAAAGATAACAGCTTGTGTTGAGGGGCCATATGGGCATGAAGTGCCATACCACTTGAT GTATGAGAACCTTATTTTAGTAGCTGGCGGCATTGGAATTTCACCTTTCCTTGCAATCTTGAGTGATGTTCTCCACCGTATAAATGAAGAAAGGGCCTGTTTACCAAAGAATATTTTGGTTACTTGGGCTATTAAAAAGTCATCTGAGCTTCCTCTTCTGTCAACTATCGACATGGAGTCAATTTGTCCATATTTCTCTGACAAACTTAATCTGGAGGTTCATATTTATGTTACCCGTGAAACATATGCCCAGTTG GAAGAGGGATTAGTTCACAAGGCCACAAATTCTTCTGTCATCACTTCATCCAAGGGATGTGGCATGTCAGTTTTGGTTGGAACAGGTGATAACATATGGTCTGGACTTTATGTTATTATATCTTCGATGGGgtttgttattttattgggATTGGTAGATGTTTACTACATAAATGAATATGGCATACATTCATGGTGGTACAAAGGACTTCTTTTTATAGCATGTATGGTGGTGAGCATACTTGTCTTTGGGGGCTGTGTTGTTGGTTTGTGGCATCTGTGGGAAATGAAAATGTCAGCACTGGAAGAAAACAAGGATAATGGGTTAAAGACTCGCGAGgtgaagaataatgaaaatgtgGCAAACAAGGATTTGTATGGGAAAAACTATGCAAGTTCTACCATGATACAATATGGTTCAAGACCAGACTTCAAAG AAATATTTGGATCTATATCGAAGCGGTGGGGCCATGTTGATGTAGGTGTCATTGTATGTGGTCCTCCTAATCTGGGGACAAGTGTTGCTAGAGAGATCAGGTCTCAGAACTTAAGGAGAGAATCCCATGACCCAGTTTTCCATTACCACAGCCATAGCTTTGATCTGTAA
- the LOC8262647 gene encoding ferric reduction oxidase 6 isoform X1 codes for MEPSAKTYSMDHHEPLLSTYGVKKTPLFTSSVKWILKFLMWVIFVSWVAFIFIYPTQFGNELFEKWIHATSGTLFGLSGSIFLLLSGPILLIAFLSIAHLIIAGDEGFKQKKDSRYPSVRLWTFPVLVDGPFGVVSAAEFIGILLFIVYIVWAIYAYTIQNISLISEWHLNFKLKSIWLIELTGLRLGMIGLFCLAFLFLPIARGSVLLRIIDIPFEHATRYHVWLGHLTMLLFTLHGLFYVVGWAMRGDLLYEIMEWKDVGFANLAGVISLLAGLFMWVTSLPGVRKWNFELFFYTHQLYVVFVLFLAFHVGDFVFSIAAGGIFLFMLDRFLRFCQSRRTVDVISAKCLPCGTVELVLSKPASNDSSSPVFHFLLIFCYSMHLIFHFYNADLRYNALSFIFLQIRELSWLQWHPFSVSSSPLDGKYHLTILIKVLGKWTEKLRGNVKNRSEAEVAELQDQPSQPHPKITACVEGPYGHEVPYHLMYENLILVAGGIGISPFLAILSDVLHRINEERACLPKNILVTWAIKKSSELPLLSTIDMESICPYFSDKLNLEVHIYVTRETYAQLEEGLVHKATNSSVITSSKGCGMSVLVGTGDNIWSGLYVIISSMGFVILLGLVDVYYINEYGIHSWWYKGLLFIACMVVSILVFGGCVVGLWHLWEMKMSALEENKDNGLKTREVKNNENVANKDLYGKNYASSTMIQYGSRPDFKEIFGSISKRWGHVDVGVIVCGPPNLGTSVAREIRSQNLRRESHDPVFHYHSHSFDL; via the exons ATGGAGCCTTCAG CTAAAACATATTCTATGGATCATCATGAACCTCTTCTTTCAACTTATGGTGTGAAGAAGACACCTCTCTTTACATCATCAGTCAAATGGATTCTCAAGTTTCTAATGTGGGTTATTTTCGTTTCATGGGTtgcttttatctttatttatccTACGCAATTTGGCAATGAATTGTTTGAGAAATGGATTCATGCCACCAGTGGAACTCTTTTTGGTCTTTCAG GAAGCATATTCCTGTTATTGAGCGGACCAATTCTTCTCATTGCATTTCTTTCCATTGCACATCTTATCATCGCCGGAGATGAGGGGTTCAAGCA GAAGAAAGATTCAAGGTATCCGAGCGTCCGCCTGTGGACATTTCCTGTTCTCGTAGATGGACCATTTGGGGTTGTCTCTGCTGCTGAGTTCATTGGGATTCTCCTCTTTATTGTGTACATTGTGTGGGCTATTTATGCTTATACCATACAGAATATCAGCCTTATCTCTGAGTggcatttaaattttaaattaaaaag cATTTGGCTGATAGAATTGACAGGACTTCGACTTGGTATGATTGGATTATTTTGCTTGGCATTTTTGTTTCTTCCAATTGCACGAGGATCAGTTCTTCTCCGTATTATTGATATCCCttttgagcatgctacaaggtaCCATGTATGGTTGGGACACTTAACAATGTTGCTTTTTACTCTCCATGGGCTATTTTATGTAGTTGGATGGGCAATGCGGGGCGACCTCCTTTATGAA ATAATGGAATGGAAAGATGTTGGCTTTGCCAATCTAGCAGGAGTTATCAGTCTTTTAGCTGGACTTTTCATGTGGGTAACATCACTTCCTGGTGTGAGAAAGTGGAATTTTGAATTGTTCTTCTACACCCATCAACTATATGTGGTCTTTGTCCTCTTTTTGGCGTTCCATGTTGGCGATTTTGTTTTCAGCATAGCTGCTGGTGGAATATTCCTTTTCATGCTTGATCGGTTTTTGAGATTCTGCCAATCACGAAGGACTGTAGATGTAATTTCAGCTAAATGCCTTCCATGTGGAACAGTGGAATTGGTCCTTTCAAAACCAGCAAGTAATGACAGTTCATCACCTGTATTTCATTTCCTGCTTATCTTCTGTTACAGCATGCATCTTATTTTCCACTTTTACAATGCAGATCTGCGGTACAATGCCCttagtttcatttttcttcaaattcgGGAGTTATCATGGCTGCAATGGCATCCTTTTAGTGTATCATCCAGTCCTTTGGATGGCAAATATCATCTAACCATTCTCATAAAGGTTCTTGGGAAGTGGACAGAAAAACTAAGAGGAAATGTGAAGAATAGATCTGAGGCAGAAGTAGCAGAACTCCAGGATCAACCTTCCCAACCACATCCAAAGATAACAGCTTGTGTTGAGGGGCCATATGGGCATGAAGTGCCATACCACTTGAT GTATGAGAACCTTATTTTAGTAGCTGGCGGCATTGGAATTTCACCTTTCCTTGCAATCTTGAGTGATGTTCTCCACCGTATAAATGAAGAAAGGGCCTGTTTACCAAAGAATATTTTGGTTACTTGGGCTATTAAAAAGTCATCTGAGCTTCCTCTTCTGTCAACTATCGACATGGAGTCAATTTGTCCATATTTCTCTGACAAACTTAATCTGGAGGTTCATATTTATGTTACCCGTGAAACATATGCCCAGTTG GAAGAGGGATTAGTTCACAAGGCCACAAATTCTTCTGTCATCACTTCATCCAAGGGATGTGGCATGTCAGTTTTGGTTGGAACAGGTGATAACATATGGTCTGGACTTTATGTTATTATATCTTCGATGGGgtttgttattttattgggATTGGTAGATGTTTACTACATAAATGAATATGGCATACATTCATGGTGGTACAAAGGACTTCTTTTTATAGCATGTATGGTGGTGAGCATACTTGTCTTTGGGGGCTGTGTTGTTGGTTTGTGGCATCTGTGGGAAATGAAAATGTCAGCACTGGAAGAAAACAAGGATAATGGGTTAAAGACTCGCGAGgtgaagaataatgaaaatgtgGCAAACAAGGATTTGTATGGGAAAAACTATGCAAGTTCTACCATGATACAATATGGTTCAAGACCAGACTTCAAAG AAATATTTGGATCTATATCGAAGCGGTGGGGCCATGTTGATGTAGGTGTCATTGTATGTGGTCCTCCTAATCTGGGGACAAGTGTTGCTAGAGAGATCAGGTCTCAGAACTTAAGGAGAGAATCCCATGACCCAGTTTTCCATTACCACAGCCATAGCTTTGATCTGTAA